GGCGCGTTGCGCAGGCGCGTACCCAGAATCCGGTCGTGCAGGAACTGACCGTCCGGATCAAACCAGGACCAGATGAAGATGGCAAAGGGGGCCGCAACGATGAACATATCCACGGACGGCCAGCCGGTGGCCAGCGCCGCGCCCCAGACCACGGCGGCGCCTGCGAGCACCAGCGGCCAGGCCAGGATGTAGCGCAGGACCAGCAGGCCGGTCGACGGTGTGTTGCCGTGACGATCCACCAGCCGGATGTTCCAGGTCTTCATGGGCAGCGTCTGGCCGCGGCGGCGCCAGCACAGCACGAAATAGGCGCCGATCGCCACGAACAGCCACGCCTGCCGGGCGGCCCGCAATTCCAGCGCATTGCGGCTTTGGGTGAGGGTATCGAGCAGATAGCCCGCCAAAAAAACGACGCCGAACAGCAGCACGGCTTCGTACATCATGCAGGCAAACCGGCGCAGCCGATTGGGCGTTTCGTCGAGGTGGGCGTCATTCATGGACGCGTATTATCCATAAAACGTTGCCCCCACGCTGCGCACGCGATGCGTGCTTGCTGCCCCCCGAGGGGGCTGCCCCGCCTTCGGGCGGCCGGGCGGCGGGGCGGCTATCTTGTTGCCCCCACGCCGCGCACGCGATGCGTGCTTGCTGCCCCCCGAGGGGGCTGCCCCGCCTTCGGGCGGCCGGGCAACGGGGCGGCTATCTTGTTGCCCCCACGCCGCGCACGCGATGCGTGCTTGCTGCCCCCCAAGGGGGCTGCCCCGCCTTCGGGCGGCCGGGCGACGGGGCGGCCATTCTGGCCACTGTCGCTTCGGTGCGGCGTACGCGCAAAAAAAACCCGCCGGTAAGGGCGGGTCTATAAAAGGGGCTATGCAGCCCCCAAGGGGAAAACCGTTAGGCCGAAGCCTGGGTCCAGCTTAGGC
The DNA window shown above is from Achromobacter spanius and carries:
- a CDS encoding RDD family protein, giving the protein MNDAHLDETPNRLRRFACMMYEAVLLFGVVFLAGYLLDTLTQSRNALELRAARQAWLFVAIGAYFVLCWRRRGQTLPMKTWNIRLVDRHGNTPSTGLLVLRYILAWPLVLAGAAVVWGAALATGWPSVDMFIVAAPFAIFIWSWFDPDGQFLHDRILGTRLRNAPQAKKAR